From the Manihot esculenta cultivar AM560-2 chromosome 14, M.esculenta_v8, whole genome shotgun sequence genome, the window TTATCTTCACCATGGTTAACAATACCCTGCTATAACGTGAACTTAGTATCTGTTCAGAAGAAGCAACTAATTTAAAACATTGGTGCTCTGGAAATTGGATTTGAACAGTATCGTCTTCTCTTAGTACAGGATAAAAGCACACAAGTCTGCCTCCCATTACAAGCATCTTAGCAGCAAGATCTAGTAAATCATGCATGCATTCAGCTAGGCTGTAAGGTGCAGTTGAAGGAATGTGGTCAGTTCGCTTGTCATCAGGAACAGTGTAAGGGCCTACAGCTCCCTTCAGCAACTTTCGGCCACCAGACTTGCGACCCCCAGCACGAACCCCATAAGGAGGGTCACAGATTATGGCATCAAACACCTATTTTGatgcaaaattaattaaaatgcaagGCAATGCAATCAAAAATAGAAAAGGAGGGGAAAAAATTCACACTCAAAAAGTCAAGAAATGGTCTACAAAGTTAAAATACTTAACATTTAAAGATTACAAGAATGAAAGATTtgggagaaaataaaaattattgcaGCAATAAATGAATATTTACAAAAGATTACCTCTTTCAATCCAGGACGCCAAGGAGGAAGATTATTGTCTGCCCTTAAAAGACCAATCGGCATAGGTAATCCATACTGCAAAGATTAACTGTAATTAGTTTTATGCAGTTGTATAAAAACCATAAAGTTTAAGTTCCACCTGGATTGGCAAAATTTAACGTAAAAGCATTTACATttgattttttcatttaaattatacaAGTAATGCTTGCTTATAATATATAGGCATTGTTAGGTTGATTGATCTAGGAAAGAAGACTAGATAAAATGAAGAATATATAGATTGGCAATAGAAGTCTCTGGATTCCGAATTCGCTATCTAAATGAAACATGAAGTTACCCCACCCCCATCCCtcccaaaaaaataaataaataaatggaaaTCAGGATTGTGACTCAACAAATAAAGTTTTGAGATGCAAAGCCCCATATAGTATTTCTGAGACTCAGAAATATAGGTAAAAAACACAGTATCTAGACATAATTTCACCTGTTTGAAATTGCTCCAAACATTACAGTCAGGGCCACGTCCATCACGTACTACTCTAATATCAATGTCGGCACCCTGAACAATCAATATAAGTTAATATTAATGCAAGCTAATAACTCTACCAATTTAACAAACAggtaatttgaaataaataagtgtaaaatagaaagcaaaagaaaaaatgCAAACCATTGTCATTCCTCCGAAGTGAGCTGCAGCAACAAGAATGCTTCCAGTGCCAACAAAAGGGTCATAGATGAGTTTTCCTGGTGAGACTAATGCCTGGTTGGCCATTAAGAAGGCAATTTCAGCATCCATTGCTGTTGGCCCAAGATATTTGCGGCTTTTTAACTGATAAGTTGGTAAGAGTTTCCTGTCTGCACCACCAACCTCCCGGCCAAAAAAGATTCTTCTTTGGACAACTGGTGGCAACCCATTATTAACTCCATAGTCATCAGTTTCCATTAACCAGAACCTATGATCTGGGTTTTTTAAATTAACTCGACCCTGTAACAAAAAAGTTGCCACATAATCATGAACTGAAATCTTAACTTTACAATTCAATGAATCGTAagacaaatttttaaaattaacctCATTTATcacaaaatgaaaatatttaaccAATATTGGACAGTCATGTGACCAATTAAAAGATACTGTCTTACGAGCAAGGCATGTGGGTCCTATTTTAGCCCCAACATAAATTTTCTCTTAAAGTATATTACAATTTACTAATgaataagtaaaatatttttcctgttaatttaatttaaaaagtcatGAGACTGATACCAAATATCAGTCATATACAGGACATATATCATTCTAACCATCCAAGTCTCACCTCTACACTTCTATTCTCACAGCTCATCAAGCTAAACTCTTGCTTATTCAATTTATCAAATTCAAATGCCCTTATCATTTTCAAAATGCCAAGTtaggaaagcaaattaaattggGAGCAAGAAATATAATACCAGTAAGTTCAATATTCAAGCACCAGCTGCAGTAATCTTTTAGTTTGGAGTGCGTGAAAAGTACACCGAAGAAGGGAAAAGAGAAATACacagtttataaaaaattaagacaCAGGATTCAAGATAACAGCAGTTGAAGTAATTTGTAAAGAGTAAGAGAAAAATCAATGCTGATTGAAGTCTCAAGAAATGAGTGATATAAAGATTAAATGCCTtcaaaatttcattttcaaGGACTTGGAAGGAAAATTAGCATTCAAAGAACTTAGCAACATGTCTGTTCTTAACTTCCATGTCACAACCaatc encodes:
- the LOC110600639 gene encoding tRNA (guanine(10)-N2)-methyltransferase homolog; protein product: MWYLCVFFHRLLDYRKPEVESLAELFGIPESLEWRLPEHHHPDSPFHFVYLPNEEAARNIANRSILVKGIYEIWGEGSNYEELEEAIMRYPDDRKLPYLTSESTFKITVDSFGKVISFQEQNERIKGLAYIPFKGRVNLKNPDHRFWLMETDDYGVNNGLPPVVQRRIFFGREVGGADRKLLPTYQLKSRKYLGPTAMDAEIAFLMANQALVSPGKLIYDPFVGTGSILVAAAHFGGMTMGADIDIRVVRDGRGPDCNVWSNFKQYGLPMPIGLLRADNNLPPWRPGLKEVFDAIICDPPYGVRAGGRKSGGRKLLKGAVGPYTVPDDKRTDHIPSTAPYSLAECMHDLLDLAAKMLVMGGRLVCFYPVLREDDTVQIQFPEHQCFKLVASSEQILSSRYSRVLLTMVKINPYTNEIAEAARLMHLEFKENHLKWLEDGNLHSSVFMPADQISIDDSKASKELKPKYRGKYV